A single window of Vibrio sp. SCSIO 43137 DNA harbors:
- the paaA gene encoding 1,2-phenylacetyl-CoA epoxidase subunit PaaA, producing MSVEQTMFDGKIADEIAVEPKDWMPEGYRKTLIRQIGQHAHSEVVGMLPEANWLTRAPSLRRKAVLLAKIQDEAGHGMYLYSAAETLGGERHELYQKMLSGEMKYSSIFNYPTLNWADIGVIGWLVDGAAIVNQVALCRTSYGPYARAMVRICKEESFHQRQGYEACRALADGNGEQKAMLQDAINRWWWPALMMFGPNDNDSPNSAKSMAWKIKRVSNDDLRQKFIDNTVHQVHALGMTIPDEDLKWDEESGHYKFGTIDWAEFYQVINGYGMCNDDRLKAKREAWKSGEWVREAALAHAKKQVDSAA from the coding sequence ATGTCTGTAGAGCAAACAATGTTCGATGGCAAGATAGCAGATGAAATTGCTGTAGAACCTAAGGATTGGATGCCTGAGGGCTACCGGAAAACACTAATACGTCAGATTGGTCAGCATGCTCACTCAGAAGTAGTGGGAATGTTGCCGGAAGCAAACTGGCTGACACGGGCACCTTCGCTGCGCCGTAAAGCGGTTTTGCTGGCAAAGATTCAGGATGAAGCCGGCCACGGCATGTATCTGTATAGCGCGGCGGAAACACTGGGTGGTGAGCGCCATGAACTGTATCAGAAGATGCTGAGTGGTGAGATGAAGTACTCGTCCATCTTTAACTATCCGACACTGAACTGGGCGGATATCGGTGTTATCGGCTGGCTGGTGGATGGCGCTGCTATCGTCAATCAGGTGGCACTATGCCGCACTTCATACGGCCCATATGCCAGAGCCATGGTTCGTATCTGTAAGGAAGAGAGCTTCCATCAGCGTCAGGGCTATGAGGCGTGCAGGGCGCTGGCTGACGGCAACGGAGAGCAGAAAGCCATGTTGCAGGATGCTATCAACCGCTGGTGGTGGCCGGCACTAATGATGTTCGGTCCTAACGATAACGACTCCCCGAATTCGGCAAAGAGCATGGCATGGAAAATCAAGCGTGTCAGCAACGACGACCTGCGTCAGAAATTTATCGATAACACAGTTCATCAGGTACATGCCCTAGGTATGACCATTCCTGATGAAGATCTGAAATGGGATGAAGAGAGTGGTCACTATAAATTCGGCACTATCGACTGGGCTGAGTTTTATCAGGTGATTAATGGTTACGGCATGTGTAATGACGACCGTCTGAAAGCCAAGCGAGAGGCGTGGAAGTCAGGCGAGTGGGTGCGGGAAGCAGCACTGGCACATGCAAAGAAACAGGTGGATAGCGCGGCTTAG
- the paaC gene encoding 1,2-phenylacetyl-CoA epoxidase subunit PaaC codes for MDLQHLKVNYLLQLADTNLILSHRLAEWCGVAPELEIDMAWANIGLDLLGEARNCYQYAAELEGQGKTEDDYAYLREEREYKNLLIAERPNEGFDVSVVRQFLYDHFHILQLQSLQQSSDEQLAAIAKKSLKEVSYHLRYTSGWIERLGDGTELSNQKIQAALDSLWSFTEEMFIPGAEEQALAEAGVIADMSQLKAQWLENVQADLSKSNLTLPELRYAHTGGKEGKHSEYLGFVLAELQYMQRTYPNQQW; via the coding sequence ATGGATTTACAACATCTCAAAGTGAACTATCTGCTGCAGCTTGCTGATACCAACCTTATTCTGAGCCACCGTCTGGCGGAGTGGTGTGGTGTGGCGCCTGAGCTGGAAATCGATATGGCGTGGGCAAATATCGGTCTGGATCTGCTGGGTGAAGCGCGCAACTGTTATCAGTATGCAGCGGAACTGGAAGGTCAGGGCAAAACAGAAGATGACTACGCTTATCTGCGCGAAGAGCGTGAGTATAAAAACCTGCTGATTGCCGAGCGCCCTAACGAAGGGTTTGATGTGTCAGTGGTTCGTCAGTTCCTTTACGACCACTTCCATATTCTGCAGCTGCAGTCGCTACAACAGAGCAGTGATGAGCAGTTAGCGGCAATTGCCAAGAAATCCCTGAAAGAGGTCTCTTACCATCTGCGTTACACCTCTGGCTGGATTGAGCGTCTGGGCGACGGCACTGAACTGAGTAACCAGAAAATTCAGGCTGCTCTGGACAGCTTATGGAGCTTTACCGAAGAGATGTTTATTCCCGGCGCGGAAGAGCAGGCTCTCGCTGAGGCAGGTGTGATTGCAGATATGAGTCAGCTAAAAGCGCAATGGCTTGAGAACGTGCAGGCGGACTTAAGCAAATCCAACCTGACACTGCCGGAGCTGCGCTATGCGCACACTGGCGGTAAAGAGGGCAAACACAGTGAGTATCTGGGCTTTGTTCTGGCTGAGCTTCAGTATATGCAGCGTACCTATCCGAATCAGCAATGGTAG
- the paaB gene encoding 1,2-phenylacetyl-CoA epoxidase subunit PaaB, whose amino-acid sequence MSSFNWPLYEVFVRSKQGLDHKHVGSVRAADGQMALEAARDLYTRRNEGCSIWVVLSSEITASQPGESGPFFDPAEDKVYRHASHYIIPSDIKHM is encoded by the coding sequence ATGAGTTCATTTAACTGGCCACTGTATGAAGTATTTGTCCGTAGCAAGCAGGGTTTAGACCACAAACATGTAGGCAGCGTACGCGCCGCTGACGGACAAATGGCACTGGAAGCTGCCCGCGATTTATACACTCGCCGTAATGAAGGGTGTTCAATCTGGGTAGTACTGTCATCAGAAATCACCGCCTCTCAGCCGGGCGAGTCAGGGCCTTTCTTCGACCCTGCAGAAGATAAGGTGTACCGACACGCCAGCCACTACATTATTCCGTCAGATATAAAGCACATGTAA
- the paaE gene encoding 1,2-phenylacetyl-CoA epoxidase subunit PaaE, which translates to MTDFYTLTVAGVNKQTDDSVVVLLDVPPEKEQQFNFHPGQHLTIKAEVNGEELRRCYSICSSPQQQQLEIGIKAIPEGRFSNYAVKELQAGDQLEVMTPQGHFGFTPEAGQQKNYLGIAVGSGITPVLSMLKSALEQEQDSTFTLLYGNRNANSMMFRNELLGLKNRYPQRLHINYFFSRETNDVPLWNGRLDGAKLRELGKGLFDWSQFDACYICGPEEIFEDCYTALVEGGLSEENYHAERFNTTSKPREKSLNQSENTLVKIKRDGRKMTIDMTSQDDSLLDAALRQGVDLPYACKGGVCATCICKVNSGEVEMATNYSLESDQIDNGYVLSCQTVPTSSEIEIDFDV; encoded by the coding sequence ATGACAGATTTTTACACACTAACCGTGGCGGGTGTGAATAAACAAACAGACGATTCAGTAGTGGTGCTACTGGATGTTCCGCCAGAAAAAGAGCAGCAGTTTAACTTTCATCCCGGTCAGCACTTAACCATTAAAGCCGAAGTGAACGGCGAAGAGTTAAGACGCTGCTACTCCATCTGTTCATCACCGCAGCAACAGCAGCTTGAGATCGGTATTAAGGCGATTCCGGAAGGGCGTTTTTCAAACTATGCGGTAAAAGAGTTGCAGGCTGGCGATCAACTGGAAGTGATGACGCCGCAGGGACACTTCGGTTTTACCCCTGAAGCAGGGCAGCAGAAAAACTACCTCGGTATCGCGGTCGGCTCAGGAATCACGCCGGTTCTCTCCATGCTGAAAAGTGCTTTAGAGCAGGAACAGGACAGCACATTTACCCTGCTGTACGGCAACCGTAACGCCAACAGCATGATGTTCCGCAACGAACTGCTGGGTCTGAAAAACCGTTACCCTCAGCGCCTGCATATTAACTACTTCTTCTCGCGGGAAACCAATGATGTTCCGTTGTGGAACGGTCGCTTGGACGGCGCAAAACTGCGTGAACTAGGTAAAGGGCTGTTTGACTGGAGCCAGTTTGATGCCTGCTATATCTGTGGCCCTGAAGAGATCTTCGAAGATTGCTACACCGCACTGGTTGAAGGCGGGCTAAGTGAAGAGAACTACCACGCAGAGCGTTTTAACACCACCAGTAAGCCAAGGGAAAAATCCCTTAATCAGTCTGAAAATACGCTGGTAAAAATCAAACGCGATGGTCGTAAGATGACCATTGATATGACCTCTCAGGACGACAGCCTGCTGGATGCGGCACTTCGTCAGGGCGTCGATTTACCTTATGCCTGTAAAGGCGGTGTTTGTGCCACCTGTATCTGTAAAGTGAATTCAGGTGAGGTTGAAATGGCCACCAACTATAGCCTCGAATCGGACCAAATCGATAACGGTTATGTACTGAGCTGTCAGACAGTACCGACAAGCAGTGAAATTGAAATCGATTTTGACGTTTAG
- the paaG gene encoding 2-(1,2-epoxy-1,2-dihydrophenyl)acetyl-CoA isomerase PaaG produces MESPVLLTIEAGVALITLNRPKQLNSFNPEMHKALKSALRQAEQDESVRAVLLTGSGRGFCAGQDLNDRNVSDVSEPPNLGESIEKYYNPLIKQITSMPKPVIAAVNGVAAGAGCNIALACDLVLAAESASFIQAFCKIGLVPDSGGTWLLPRLVGNARAKGLMMMGNKLPARQAEEWGMIWQCVADDKLLETATTLASQLAVQPTKGLSLIKQALAHSSHNDLSQQLEVEKDLQTIAGRTEDYREGVRAFFEKRTPEFKGK; encoded by the coding sequence ATGGAAAGTCCGGTATTACTGACTATTGAGGCAGGTGTAGCCCTGATTACCCTCAATCGTCCTAAGCAGTTAAACAGTTTTAACCCAGAAATGCATAAAGCGCTGAAGTCAGCACTGAGACAGGCGGAGCAGGATGAATCTGTGCGCGCCGTCCTTCTGACTGGCAGCGGCCGTGGGTTCTGTGCCGGTCAGGATCTCAATGACCGTAACGTAAGTGACGTATCTGAGCCGCCAAATTTGGGTGAAAGTATCGAGAAATACTATAACCCGCTGATTAAGCAGATCACCTCAATGCCGAAGCCGGTTATCGCCGCTGTCAACGGTGTAGCGGCAGGTGCAGGTTGTAATATCGCACTGGCGTGTGACCTTGTATTGGCGGCAGAGTCCGCCTCATTTATTCAGGCCTTCTGCAAAATCGGCCTTGTGCCTGATTCTGGTGGTACCTGGTTATTGCCACGCCTTGTGGGCAATGCCCGCGCCAAAGGGCTAATGATGATGGGCAATAAGCTGCCTGCCCGTCAGGCTGAAGAGTGGGGCATGATCTGGCAGTGTGTCGCTGACGATAAGTTACTTGAAACCGCAACGACGCTGGCAAGTCAGCTAGCGGTTCAGCCAACCAAAGGGCTGAGCCTGATAAAACAAGCATTGGCGCACTCCAGCCATAACGATCTCTCTCAACAGCTAGAAGTTGAAAAGGATCTGCAAACCATCGCCGGTCGCACGGAAGACTACCGGGAAGGGGTACGCGCCTTTTTCGAAAAGCGCACGCCTGAGTTTAAAGGGAAGTAA
- the paaD gene encoding 1,2-phenylacetyl-CoA epoxidase subunit PaaD: MVNQIVDTVSDAETHQVLQLVSDIPDPEIPVITIGELGMVRGVEKNGAQWVVKFTPTYSGCPATDMLMSDISEVLAKQGYNDVVVEVQLDPAWTTDWMQESSKQKLREFGISPPDRKACMQTAINPNPQCPSCGSSDSKLVSEFGSTACKAHYQCRECKEPFDYFKCI; the protein is encoded by the coding sequence ATGGTTAATCAAATCGTAGACACAGTATCCGATGCAGAAACCCATCAGGTATTGCAACTGGTGAGCGACATTCCTGACCCGGAGATCCCTGTTATCACCATAGGCGAACTGGGAATGGTTCGTGGGGTAGAAAAAAACGGTGCCCAGTGGGTAGTGAAGTTTACCCCGACCTATTCCGGCTGTCCGGCAACGGACATGCTGATGAGTGATATCTCAGAGGTACTGGCTAAGCAGGGCTATAACGATGTAGTGGTTGAGGTTCAGCTTGATCCGGCGTGGACCACTGACTGGATGCAGGAGTCGAGCAAGCAGAAACTGCGTGAGTTCGGCATCTCTCCTCCGGACAGAAAAGCCTGTATGCAGACGGCCATTAACCCTAACCCGCAATGTCCGTCTTGTGGCAGCAGCGACAGCAAACTGGTGAGCGAGTTCGGTTCAACGGCTTGTAAAGCTCACTATCAGTGCAGGGAATGCAAGGAACCATTTGATTACTTCAAATGCATATAA
- a CDS encoding enoyl-CoA hydratase-related protein yields MKEQMDDAYLLCDLNNNGVLTLTLNRPEKRNALSNDVLTQMGDLLSEANSNPDVKAVVVYGGKTIFAAGADLQELSSQKAVETWLNPRPQLWQRINQFEKPLIAAVNGYALGAGLELVLLCDVVVAGDNGQFGLPEITLGLMPGAGGTQRLARTVGKSLANQMVLTGKPISARKALESGLVSEITPADNTLNKAQQIAATIARQAPLAVKAAKASLKSVPENSLSQGLLMERQLFSLLAETQDRKEGIEAFFSKRKPIYKGR; encoded by the coding sequence ATGAAAGAGCAAATGGATGACGCTTACCTTCTCTGCGACCTGAATAACAACGGCGTTCTGACCCTGACACTGAATCGCCCTGAAAAGCGCAATGCACTCAGCAATGATGTGCTGACGCAGATGGGTGATCTACTCAGTGAAGCCAACAGCAACCCTGATGTTAAAGCGGTTGTGGTTTACGGCGGAAAAACCATTTTTGCCGCCGGTGCTGACTTGCAGGAGCTGTCGTCACAAAAAGCCGTTGAGACCTGGCTGAACCCAAGGCCTCAGTTGTGGCAGAGAATAAACCAGTTCGAAAAGCCGCTGATTGCTGCGGTAAATGGTTACGCGCTGGGTGCCGGTCTGGAACTGGTTCTACTTTGCGATGTGGTGGTTGCCGGAGATAACGGCCAGTTTGGTCTGCCTGAAATTACCTTAGGCTTAATGCCCGGTGCCGGCGGAACCCAGCGTCTGGCACGTACAGTCGGTAAGTCACTGGCAAACCAGATGGTGCTGACGGGCAAGCCTATCTCAGCCAGAAAAGCGCTGGAGTCAGGTCTGGTTAGTGAGATAACCCCGGCAGACAACACGTTAAATAAGGCACAGCAGATTGCTGCAACTATTGCCCGTCAGGCACCTCTGGCGGTTAAAGCAGCAAAAGCGTCCCTAAAATCAGTACCAGAAAACTCCCTTAGTCAGGGGCTGCTAATGGAAAGGCAGCTGTTCAGCTTACTGGCTGAAACGCAAGACAGAAAAGAAGGCATAGAGGCATTTTTCTCCAAGAGAAAGCCAATCTATAAAGGAAGATAG
- a CDS encoding 3-hydroxyacyl-CoA dehydrogenase: MTESIQTVAVIGAGAMGAGIAQVAAQSGYQTILFDLAEGKAEQAKAEIAARLDKKVSRNKMSAVQRDEIVQSIKCSTELQSVSSADLVIEAIVEDLQIKQGLFRDLEAICAEECMLATNTSSISVTSIASALNKPDRFVGLHFFNPAPLMALVEVVRGIETSDEVCSRAKGWAESCGKRAVVTRSLPGFIVNRVARPFYAEALRALEVNVAPIQDIDYCLTKTAQFRMGPFELMDLIGHDVNYAVTKSVYDAYYQDRRFTPSLIQKELVDAGLLGRKSGRGFYDYTGATEKPEPNFAKPCALTDSCSVTLYSDGNLISDFAQLTGLTAEKADSAYLDIDGVYVAFTQGITASQLSDQLKQPVVLMDYCQSYMDSEVIILAAADQNSTEQTEKAVAYFQSKGKQVMLLDDYPGLIVWRTWCMLINEALDLANQNGASLEDIDIAMKSGVNYPFGPVELGESLGWNRVLTTLNHLQSFYGEERYRSSPLLRRLSLNSKKGN; this comes from the coding sequence ATGACAGAATCGATACAGACCGTTGCCGTTATCGGCGCCGGTGCTATGGGCGCGGGCATTGCACAAGTTGCTGCCCAGTCGGGCTATCAGACCATTCTTTTTGATTTGGCGGAAGGTAAAGCCGAACAGGCAAAAGCTGAAATTGCCGCCCGTCTGGATAAGAAGGTTTCCCGCAATAAAATGTCCGCTGTTCAGCGTGATGAAATTGTGCAAAGCATCAAATGCAGCACGGAATTGCAGAGTGTCTCATCGGCTGACTTAGTGATTGAAGCCATCGTAGAAGACTTGCAGATAAAGCAGGGATTATTCCGCGATTTAGAAGCCATCTGCGCTGAAGAGTGCATGCTGGCTACCAACACCTCTTCCATCTCTGTCACCTCCATTGCCAGTGCCCTGAACAAGCCGGACAGATTTGTCGGCCTGCACTTCTTTAACCCTGCGCCATTAATGGCGTTGGTTGAAGTAGTTCGCGGCATAGAAACCAGCGATGAAGTGTGCAGCAGAGCCAAAGGGTGGGCCGAATCATGCGGTAAGCGTGCAGTAGTCACCCGCTCATTACCGGGCTTTATTGTAAACCGTGTTGCTCGTCCGTTTTATGCTGAAGCCCTACGTGCTTTGGAAGTGAACGTAGCGCCTATTCAGGATATCGATTACTGCCTGACTAAAACGGCTCAGTTCCGAATGGGACCGTTCGAGCTGATGGATCTTATCGGCCATGACGTAAATTACGCTGTAACAAAAAGCGTTTACGACGCCTATTATCAGGACAGACGCTTTACTCCGTCACTTATCCAGAAAGAGCTGGTGGATGCCGGCCTGCTGGGGCGCAAGTCAGGGCGTGGCTTCTACGACTACACTGGTGCCACTGAAAAGCCTGAACCGAATTTTGCTAAACCTTGCGCTTTAACTGACAGCTGCTCTGTCACTCTGTATAGCGACGGAAATTTGATTTCAGATTTTGCTCAACTGACCGGACTCACAGCGGAAAAAGCCGATTCAGCCTATCTGGATATTGACGGTGTTTATGTTGCTTTCACTCAGGGTATTACCGCATCACAGCTATCTGACCAACTGAAACAGCCGGTGGTGTTGATGGATTACTGTCAGAGCTATATGGACAGTGAAGTGATCATACTGGCCGCGGCTGATCAAAACAGCACTGAGCAGACAGAAAAAGCAGTGGCTTATTTTCAGTCCAAAGGTAAGCAGGTAATGCTGCTGGATGATTATCCGGGACTTATTGTCTGGCGTACCTGGTGCATGCTGATTAATGAAGCGCTGGATCTTGCTAACCAAAACGGTGCCTCCCTTGAAGATATCGATATCGCCATGAAAAGCGGTGTGAACTACCCGTTCGGGCCGGTAGAGCTGGGCGAAAGCCTTGGCTGGAACCGCGTTCTTACTACGCTCAATCATC